The following proteins are co-located in the Acinetobacter shaoyimingii genome:
- the tcuC gene encoding MFS transporter: MTVQNTKSGTFRKILNVTSGNFLEQYDFFLFGFYATYIAAKFFHSDNEYVSLMMTFTVFAAGFLMRPLGAIFLGAYVDKVGRRKGLIVTLSLMALGTILITFVPGYDQIGIIAPILVVIGRLLQGFSAGVEMGGVSIYLAEISTDKNRGFITSFQSGSQQIAVVFAALLGYSINLMLTPEQLGDWGWRIPFVVGCLIIPLIFILRRTLEETEAFKAQKTHPTGKEIFQTMVANWRIVIAGMLMSAMTTTTFYFITVYTPIYAKRELHLSTTDSLLAAVVVGLSNFLWLPVGGWVSDRIGRRPVLVGVTILAIFTAFPTLNWLVNNITFSNLIIVLLYFSFFFGMYNGSMVATLAESMPPRVRTVGFSLAFSLATAIFGGITPMMSTFLIERTGNASTPALWLMFAATCSLLASLYICKNIPKKKVVYAESQA, from the coding sequence ATGACTGTACAAAATACAAAAAGTGGTACATTTAGAAAGATTCTAAATGTGACCAGTGGTAACTTTCTAGAGCAATACGATTTTTTCTTATTCGGATTTTATGCCACGTATATCGCAGCTAAATTTTTCCATTCGGATAATGAATATGTCTCTTTGATGATGACATTTACAGTCTTTGCTGCTGGTTTTCTCATGCGTCCATTGGGTGCAATTTTTCTCGGTGCTTATGTCGATAAAGTCGGTCGTCGCAAAGGTTTAATTGTGACCCTCAGCTTGATGGCATTAGGGACTATCCTCATTACCTTTGTACCAGGTTATGATCAAATCGGGATTATTGCCCCGATATTGGTGGTCATTGGTCGCTTACTACAGGGTTTCTCAGCAGGTGTCGAAATGGGCGGTGTTTCCATCTATCTTGCAGAAATTTCTACAGATAAGAACCGTGGTTTTATCACCAGTTTCCAGTCTGGAAGTCAGCAGATTGCTGTTGTTTTTGCAGCCTTGCTTGGTTATTCGATTAATTTAATGCTCACACCTGAACAATTGGGTGATTGGGGATGGCGTATTCCATTCGTCGTCGGATGTTTAATTATTCCTCTGATTTTTATTTTGCGTCGTACATTGGAAGAAACAGAAGCATTCAAAGCACAAAAGACGCATCCTACTGGGAAAGAAATTTTCCAAACTATGGTGGCAAATTGGAGAATCGTAATTGCAGGCATGCTGATGAGTGCAATGACGACAACGACATTTTATTTCATCACTGTTTATACGCCAATTTATGCAAAGCGTGAGTTGCATCTTTCCACAACAGATAGTTTGTTGGCCGCAGTTGTAGTCGGTCTATCTAATTTCTTGTGGTTACCTGTCGGTGGTTGGGTTTCAGATCGTATTGGTCGCCGTCCTGTCTTGGTTGGCGTGACGATTCTAGCGATCTTTACTGCTTTTCCAACGCTGAATTGGTTGGTGAATAACATTACCTTCTCAAACCTAATTATTGTGCTTTTGTATTTCTCATTTTTCTTTGGGATGTATAACGGCAGTATGGTAGCAACTTTGGCAGAATCTATGCCACCACGTGTGCGTACTGTGGGTTTCTCTTTAGCATTCAGTTTAGCAACAGCAATTTTTGGTGGCATAACACCAATGATGAGTACGTTCTTAATTGAAAGAACAGGCAATGCCAGTACGCCTGCATTGTGGTTGATGTTTGCAGCAACATGTAGCTTATTGGCAAGTTTATATATCTGTAAGAACATACCTAAAAAGAAGGTGGTTTATGCAGAATCTCAAGCTTAA
- a CDS encoding ammonium transporter: MKKIIALIVFLIMMTSPSWAAQTIESTAKNIQEIRISLDSVWVILGGILVFFMQAGFALVESGSVRSKNTVNVLMKNYMDACLGGLIFWLVGFGLMFGVNSTGWFGMSHFIPDDLDDWHWNILFFQMMFAATATTIASGAMAERINFIAYVVSAGVVSGLIYPIFGSWAWGSLFGGDGWLKALGFIDFAGSTVVHSIGGWVALAGILVLGPRIGRFGRDGKSHYLPGHNLPLIALGGFILWLAWFGFNAGSTINAGVSIGRIALNTHLAACAAAVTYMALAILTSKAILLKTTINASLGGLVGITAGCASMSPLYAVFTGMVAGVIVTYMPLIMEKLKIDDVVDAVTVHGFCGAWGTLAAGIFLESNMFNSGVIYIQAIGVGAGFVWGFGVAFIVFKVLDLILGGLRVSPQHEQRGLDYTEHAELSYPEFQHDITFEKDDITKRH, encoded by the coding sequence ATGAAAAAAATAATAGCATTAATTGTGTTTTTAATAATGATGACTTCGCCGTCATGGGCAGCTCAAACGATTGAATCTACGGCTAAAAATATTCAAGAGATCAGAATCTCACTCGATAGTGTTTGGGTGATTTTAGGCGGAATATTGGTCTTCTTTATGCAGGCAGGATTTGCATTGGTCGAAAGTGGGTCGGTACGTTCTAAAAATACCGTGAATGTCCTGATGAAAAACTATATGGATGCTTGCTTGGGTGGTTTGATCTTTTGGCTGGTGGGTTTTGGTCTGATGTTTGGGGTAAATAGCACCGGTTGGTTTGGTATGAGTCATTTTATACCAGATGATTTAGATGACTGGCACTGGAATATTTTGTTTTTCCAAATGATGTTTGCTGCAACAGCGACCACCATTGCGAGTGGGGCGATGGCAGAGCGCATTAATTTCATCGCTTATGTGGTCAGTGCTGGTGTGGTCAGCGGTCTGATTTATCCAATCTTTGGTAGTTGGGCATGGGGGAGTCTATTTGGTGGTGATGGCTGGTTAAAAGCATTGGGCTTTATCGACTTTGCAGGTTCTACAGTCGTGCATTCAATCGGAGGATGGGTGGCATTGGCTGGGATTCTTGTGCTTGGACCACGTATCGGACGTTTTGGTCGCGATGGGAAAAGCCATTATTTACCAGGTCACAACTTGCCGCTTATTGCATTGGGTGGTTTTATTTTATGGTTGGCTTGGTTTGGCTTTAATGCAGGCTCCACCATCAATGCGGGTGTGAGTATTGGTCGTATCGCTTTAAATACGCATCTTGCTGCTTGTGCCGCTGCGGTTACCTACATGGCATTGGCTATTTTGACATCGAAAGCCATTTTATTAAAAACCACCATTAATGCCTCTTTAGGTGGACTTGTTGGAATTACAGCAGGCTGTGCTTCAATGTCACCGTTATATGCAGTCTTCACAGGAATGGTGGCAGGCGTGATTGTGACCTATATGCCATTGATTATGGAAAAACTTAAAATCGATGATGTGGTAGATGCAGTGACCGTTCATGGATTTTGTGGCGCTTGGGGCACATTAGCAGCAGGTATTTTCTTAGAATCCAATATGTTTAATTCTGGGGTCATTTATATTCAAGCCATCGGAGTGGGTGCTGGATTTGTATGGGGATTCGGTGTCGCATTTATTGTGTTTAAAGTTTTAGATTTGATATTGGGTGGTTTACGTGTCAGCCCACAGCACGAACAACGTGGTTTAGATTATACCGAGCATGCTGAATTGTCATATCCAGAATTCCAACATGATATTACCTTTGAAAAAGATGACATCACAAAGCGTCATTAA
- the rsfS gene encoding ribosome silencing factor has protein sequence MNLEPSPGASNSHELSLNSKNLDVQACLKVVQEALLDVKAKDITSIDVTSISNVADAIVIASGTSTRHVKAIANNVAEEARKAGFRPIGMEGESDAEWILVDLDIVVVHLMLPTARKFYDLESLWRTESSESVA, from the coding sequence ATGAATTTAGAACCATCGCCCGGCGCTTCTAATTCTCACGAACTCTCATTGAATTCAAAAAATCTAGATGTACAAGCTTGCCTTAAAGTTGTACAAGAAGCGTTACTAGATGTTAAAGCAAAAGATATTACATCTATTGACGTGACTTCTATTAGTAATGTTGCCGATGCAATCGTTATTGCTTCTGGTACATCTACTCGTCATGTTAAAGCAATTGCCAATAACGTTGCTGAAGAAGCACGTAAAGCAGGTTTCCGTCCAATCGGTATGGAAGGTGAAAGTGACGCTGAATGGATCCTTGTCGATCTTGATATCGTTGTTGTTCACTTGATGTTGCCAACCGCACGTAAATTTTATGATTTAGAAAGTTTATGGCGTACAGAATCAAGCGAATCTGTAGCTTAA
- a CDS encoding hydroxypyruvate isomerase family protein → MTKLAVNISMIFTEVPLIERFALAREQGFSHIEIQFPYELSIQQIQQQLEQHQLSLCLINVPAGDLMQGGNGLAGIPGLEIEFKQAVDLALQYATALNVPSVNILAGKQPLDADLLPCLNTLANNLKYAAYQCSAHDIQPVFEMINGTDMPRFLVQNIAQAQEMLEAVQHPALKMQFDCYHMAMMGENVLEALKENIADIGHIQFADFPNRHQPDTAKIDFQAIFDYLIHSDYTGYIAAEYKPSNQSNQSFAWKLKYFSAE, encoded by the coding sequence ATGACTAAGCTGGCTGTAAATATCTCGATGATCTTCACCGAAGTGCCACTCATTGAGCGATTTGCATTGGCACGTGAGCAGGGATTTTCTCATATTGAAATTCAATTCCCATATGAACTCAGTATTCAGCAGATTCAACAGCAACTCGAACAACATCAACTTAGTCTATGTCTGATCAATGTGCCTGCTGGTGACCTCATGCAAGGTGGGAATGGCTTAGCAGGTATTCCTGGACTAGAAATTGAATTCAAACAAGCGGTAGACCTAGCACTTCAATATGCGACTGCCTTAAATGTACCCAGTGTAAATATCTTGGCAGGTAAACAGCCTTTAGATGCAGATCTTCTCCCCTGCTTAAATACCCTTGCAAATAACCTAAAATATGCCGCATATCAATGTTCAGCGCATGATATTCAGCCCGTTTTTGAAATGATTAATGGCACAGACATGCCAAGATTTTTGGTGCAAAATATTGCCCAAGCTCAAGAAATGCTTGAAGCCGTACAACATCCCGCTTTAAAAATGCAGTTTGATTGCTACCATATGGCGATGATGGGGGAAAATGTACTAGAAGCACTCAAAGAGAATATTGCTGATATTGGTCATATTCAGTTTGCGGATTTTCCAAATAGACATCAACCAGATACAGCTAAAATCGATTTTCAGGCCATTTTTGATTATTTAATTCACAGTGATTACACAGGTTATATTGCTGCTGAATACAAACCATCAAATCAATCAAATCAATCTTTTGCTTGGAAACTCAAATATTTTTCAGCAGAATAA
- a CDS encoding NAD(P)-dependent oxidoreductase, which yields MQVNQNTKIAFLGMGLMGSRMTTRLLNAGFEVGVWNRTASACQPLVDLGAQSIQLSDIGQYPIIMTCLADDAAVQSVFDQIETYLCPEQTIVDFSSLSVDKTKQLAEKSAQHQVTWIDSPVSGGTAGAELGTLVIFAGGNAEVIDALLPIYAVLSQRVTRMGNTGTGQATKICNQLIVAANSTLIAEAVALAGQAGVDTRLLAPALEGGFADSKPFQILTPRMATHEFEPVQWKVKTLSKDLNNAVKLAEQFDLDIPVAKKALSQLETHQNKGYAESDLATVIRQVEQ from the coding sequence ATGCAAGTAAATCAAAACACCAAAATCGCTTTTTTAGGTATGGGACTCATGGGTAGTCGCATGACTACACGTCTGTTAAATGCAGGTTTTGAAGTTGGTGTATGGAATAGAACTGCATCGGCGTGTCAGCCTCTGGTTGATCTAGGTGCACAGTCAATTCAACTGAGTGACATTGGGCAGTATCCTATCATTATGACCTGCCTTGCAGATGATGCTGCTGTTCAGTCTGTTTTTGATCAAATTGAAACTTATTTGTGTCCTGAACAGACTATTGTGGATTTCTCCAGCCTATCTGTGGATAAAACCAAACAACTTGCGGAAAAGTCGGCACAACATCAAGTCACTTGGATTGATTCCCCTGTTTCTGGTGGTACCGCAGGTGCGGAACTTGGCACTTTGGTGATTTTTGCAGGTGGTAATGCTGAAGTTATTGACGCTTTGTTGCCAATTTATGCTGTGCTATCTCAACGTGTAACACGTATGGGTAATACTGGAACTGGGCAAGCCACCAAAATTTGTAATCAACTGATTGTGGCTGCAAACAGCACACTGATTGCTGAAGCTGTAGCATTGGCAGGTCAAGCAGGTGTAGATACACGATTATTAGCACCCGCTCTAGAAGGTGGTTTTGCAGATTCAAAACCTTTTCAAATTTTGACCCCTCGAATGGCGACGCATGAATTCGAGCCTGTACAATGGAAAGTCAAAACCTTATCGAAAGATTTAAACAATGCAGTAAAGTTGGCTGAACAATTTGATCTAGATATTCCTGTTGCAAAAAAAGCCCTTTCACAGCTCGAAACGCATCAAAATAAAGGCTATGCTGAATCTGATCTAGCAACAGTTATTCGTCAGGTTGAGCAATAA
- a CDS encoding crotonase/enoyl-CoA hydratase family protein: MALLRIEKNNGIVTVYLNRPDKRNAMSFDLLKELVSTAKKIAKDRSVRCVILTGEANVFSAGIDLADLNNPKNRAYAAWELIKPGQSLFQKAFLIWQELPVPVIAAIEGFCFGAGMQLALAADIRIAHPDTKMSIMESRWGLVPDMGLTRSIKGIIGVDLAKELSLTARIFDGQYAKDIGLVTHLNSSPLEKALEIAEEMRQRSPDALAAVKQVLDAMEHQPKRSLRLEKIWQLKLLLGKNSQLARKKDKNPEIEFLPRQYK, translated from the coding sequence ATGGCCTTGCTACGTATAGAAAAAAATAATGGCATCGTGACGGTGTATTTAAATCGTCCAGACAAACGTAATGCAATGAGTTTTGACTTACTCAAAGAACTGGTTTCTACAGCAAAAAAGATTGCTAAAGATCGAAGTGTTCGTTGCGTGATTTTAACGGGTGAAGCCAATGTCTTTAGTGCAGGTATTGATCTTGCTGACTTAAATAATCCAAAGAATCGTGCCTATGCAGCATGGGAATTAATTAAACCCGGTCAAAGTCTTTTTCAAAAAGCATTTCTCATTTGGCAAGAACTGCCTGTTCCAGTGATTGCAGCGATCGAAGGCTTCTGCTTTGGCGCAGGGATGCAACTCGCTTTGGCAGCGGATATTCGAATTGCACATCCAGACACAAAGATGTCAATTATGGAAAGCCGTTGGGGGCTTGTGCCAGATATGGGGTTGACCCGTTCAATCAAAGGTATTATTGGTGTTGACCTTGCCAAAGAACTGTCTTTAACTGCCCGTATTTTTGATGGTCAATATGCCAAAGATATTGGTTTAGTGACCCATTTAAATAGCTCGCCATTAGAAAAAGCCTTAGAAATTGCTGAAGAAATGCGTCAACGCTCTCCAGATGCTTTGGCAGCAGTCAAACAGGTTTTAGACGCAATGGAACATCAACCTAAAAGATCATTGCGATTAGAGAAAATTTGGCAATTAAAATTACTCTTAGGTAAAAACAGTCAATTGGCACGTAAGAAAGATAAAAACCCTGAAATCGAATTTTTACCACGTCAATATAAATAA
- a CDS encoding GacS-like sensor histidine kinase, producing the protein MSNFNNNLFKRLKLNHAYGQLIALIFVPITILAAVGSVLVLIETSNSAKSEQKFAANAILSRYKNTAEDLVRLLDTSPNEKDRARSILQNVFNEKNLVAVKILDEQQRHLISLGYQSESKWPVLPLKTLAFGPIPNKTNSIYGIALQSHKGQKRWLVIQLDNQPLAISQYRVFIVLITTGLLTLLLLLLCLNFYSRRWIAPMYEIRMQLQRLNADTLDQHMVINSTGELRLLQRDIANVVKRLHFSFLELKEHTEQTEDDLRRTLDTLEVQNITYKQARDQAISSNQAKSVFLANISHELRTPLNSIDGFIHLLLRQDNLSNDQRLYLQTIRKSSAHLLALINDVLDFSKIDAGKLELETAPFDLEEAIFDVMDMLSPLAAQKHIDMAFYFADTVPKHVVGDALRFKQVLTNLISNAIKFTPDGEIIVRARMEHDDIGQCLLHFSVQDSGIGLSGTDRKRLFESFSQGDASVTRQFGGTGLGLAISKQLVSLMHGQIGFEDNQERAPTEKGSTFWFTAMFKVEDEEFTQPQFENMHVVSYLAHPATANVLRHYLENYGVRHTECQSILDLFSRLNALKLNSEQSWVIVDHSGDTEALLREIRGRYEGHLAVYGYQMTLDLNMLNEYKARPLYQPLSRTALIQLLENQPIFEAEQHDDFKALNLHVLAVDDHLPNLIVLEALLGEINVKTTKAQSGQEALHIIQDRIQQGLEPFDLIFMDIQMPVMSGIDTTRAIRSLESTVDNMRMPIIALTAHALADEKEKLLKVGMDDYVTKPIQMEQIIHILTHWSSNQFISPVTTQEKVSRIESLDSSILDWKQCVQLAANKEDLAQDLLKMLVDSFPTELSEIEQLIEMEDFPQLEHVLHRLYGATRYVGTPKLQQATGEFEHFLSILRKERRKADDQFIQETLQRLEQLKIVIHEVELAAKQIFN; encoded by the coding sequence ATGTCGAATTTCAACAACAATCTATTCAAGCGTTTAAAACTAAATCATGCTTATGGGCAACTTATTGCCTTGATTTTTGTACCAATCACCATTTTGGCTGCCGTTGGTTCAGTATTGGTTTTGATTGAAACTTCGAACTCTGCAAAGTCTGAACAAAAGTTTGCAGCCAATGCGATTTTAAGCCGTTATAAAAATACTGCTGAAGATTTGGTCCGACTACTTGATACATCGCCCAATGAAAAAGATCGTGCCAGAAGTATTTTGCAAAACGTTTTCAATGAAAAAAATTTAGTTGCTGTCAAAATTCTGGATGAACAGCAGCGCCACCTCATTAGTTTAGGTTATCAAAGCGAGTCAAAATGGCCTGTTTTGCCTTTAAAAACTTTAGCTTTCGGTCCAATTCCAAATAAAACCAATAGCATTTACGGTATTGCACTACAGTCTCATAAGGGTCAAAAACGTTGGTTGGTCATCCAGCTAGATAATCAACCCTTAGCCATTTCACAATATCGTGTTTTCATTGTGTTGATTACCACAGGATTGTTAACGCTCCTGCTTTTATTGCTGTGTCTAAATTTCTATTCGCGTCGTTGGATTGCACCCATGTATGAAATTCGGATGCAACTACAGCGTTTAAATGCCGACACGCTCGATCAACACATGGTGATTAACAGTACAGGTGAATTACGTTTACTTCAGCGTGATATTGCCAATGTAGTCAAACGTCTACATTTTAGCTTTTTAGAACTTAAAGAACATACTGAACAAACCGAAGATGATTTACGCCGTACTTTGGATACTTTAGAAGTCCAAAACATCACCTACAAACAAGCACGTGACCAAGCGATTTCATCCAACCAAGCCAAGTCTGTGTTTTTAGCCAATATCAGTCATGAACTCAGAACACCGCTGAATAGTATTGATGGTTTTATTCATCTGCTTTTACGCCAAGACAATTTAAGCAATGATCAAAGACTCTATCTGCAAACCATTCGTAAGTCTTCTGCGCACTTATTGGCACTGATTAATGACGTTTTGGATTTCTCTAAAATTGATGCTGGTAAGCTAGAACTTGAAACCGCACCTTTCGATTTAGAAGAAGCGATTTTTGATGTGATGGATATGCTGTCACCACTGGCTGCGCAAAAACACATTGACATGGCGTTTTATTTTGCCGATACCGTTCCAAAACATGTCGTTGGCGATGCGCTACGCTTCAAACAAGTACTGACCAACCTCATTTCAAACGCGATTAAATTTACCCCAGATGGTGAAATTATTGTTCGTGCTCGTATGGAGCACGATGATATTGGACAATGCCTGCTTCATTTTAGTGTTCAGGACAGTGGTATCGGTTTAAGTGGTACAGATCGTAAACGCTTATTTGAATCCTTCTCGCAAGGTGATGCTTCGGTGACTCGTCAATTTGGCGGTACAGGCTTAGGCCTTGCCATTTCAAAACAATTGGTCAGTCTCATGCATGGTCAAATTGGCTTTGAAGACAACCAAGAAAGAGCGCCTACTGAAAAAGGTTCGACCTTCTGGTTCACCGCAATGTTTAAGGTTGAAGATGAAGAATTTACTCAACCTCAATTTGAAAATATGCACGTGGTGTCTTACTTAGCCCATCCTGCAACAGCCAATGTTTTACGACATTATCTTGAGAACTATGGGGTTCGACATACCGAATGTCAGTCTATTTTGGATTTGTTCAGTCGTTTAAATGCCTTAAAGCTCAATAGCGAGCAGAGCTGGGTCATTGTTGATCATAGTGGTGACACTGAAGCCTTACTCAGAGAAATTCGTGGACGTTATGAAGGTCATTTGGCGGTGTATGGCTATCAAATGACTTTAGATTTAAATATGCTCAATGAATATAAAGCACGACCTTTATATCAACCTTTAAGTCGTACTGCTTTAATCCAGCTTCTTGAAAACCAGCCTATTTTTGAAGCCGAACAGCATGATGATTTTAAAGCGCTCAATTTACATGTATTGGCGGTAGATGATCATTTGCCGAATTTAATTGTGCTTGAAGCGTTACTTGGCGAAATTAATGTCAAGACTACTAAGGCACAAAGTGGTCAAGAAGCACTTCACATTATTCAAGATCGTATTCAACAAGGTTTAGAGCCTTTCGACCTCATCTTTATGGATATTCAAATGCCTGTGATGTCAGGTATTGATACTACGCGGGCAATTCGTTCTCTAGAATCGACTGTCGACAATATGCGGATGCCAATTATTGCCCTAACTGCTCATGCACTCGCAGATGAAAAAGAAAAGTTACTCAAAGTTGGTATGGATGACTATGTGACTAAACCCATTCAAATGGAACAGATTATCCATATTTTGACGCATTGGAGTAGCAATCAATTTATCAGCCCCGTCACCACACAGGAAAAAGTGTCTCGTATTGAAAGCTTGGACAGTTCAATTTTAGATTGGAAACAATGTGTTCAGTTGGCAGCCAACAAAGAAGACCTAGCCCAAGATTTATTGAAAATGTTGGTAGATAGTTTCCCAACTGAACTCAGTGAAATCGAACAGCTCATTGAAATGGAAGATTTCCCGCAGCTTGAACATGTCCTACATCGTTTATATGGTGCGACCCGTTATGTCGGCACACCAAAATTACAACAAGCTACAGGTGAATTTGAACATTTTCTATCAATTTTAAGAAAAGAGCGACGCAAAGCGGACGATCAATTTATTCAAGAAACTTTACAACGATTAGAACAACTGAAAATTGTGATTCATGAAGTAGAACTGGCTGCCAAACAGATATTCAATTAG
- the cysM gene encoding cysteine synthase CysM, with protein MSNTQPDFLAEDFLLDHYVGKTPLVRLQRLANHTQATVLAKLEGNNPAGSVKDRPAYNMIMQAEKRGEIKPGDTLIEATSGNTGIALAMVAAMRGYKMKLIMPANSSQERKDAMGAYGAELIEANNMEEARDMALQMQKDGVGLVLNQFGNPDNVEAHYLTTGPEIWEQTGGKITHFVSSMGTTGTIMGISKYLKEQNPDIQIVGLQPSEGSNIAGIRRWPKEYLPTIFDPSRVDRIMDIPQIEAERTARQLARQEGISAGTSSGGAVWASVKIAEENPDAVIVCIVCDRGDRYLSTGLFSVED; from the coding sequence ATGAGTAACACACAACCTGATTTCTTAGCTGAGGATTTTTTGTTAGACCATTACGTGGGTAAAACCCCGTTGGTTCGATTACAACGTCTTGCAAATCACACTCAAGCAACTGTATTAGCGAAGTTGGAAGGGAACAATCCAGCAGGTTCTGTGAAAGATCGCCCTGCGTATAACATGATTATGCAAGCTGAAAAGCGTGGTGAAATTAAGCCTGGTGATACCCTGATTGAAGCAACCAGCGGTAATACAGGGATTGCACTCGCTATGGTTGCAGCCATGCGTGGCTATAAGATGAAGCTGATTATGCCAGCCAATTCTAGTCAAGAGCGTAAAGATGCCATGGGTGCTTATGGTGCTGAACTGATCGAAGCCAATAATATGGAAGAAGCGCGTGACATGGCACTACAAATGCAAAAAGATGGCGTAGGTCTGGTCTTAAATCAATTTGGTAATCCTGATAATGTAGAAGCACATTACCTCACCACAGGTCCAGAAATTTGGGAACAAACAGGCGGTAAAATTACTCATTTCGTCAGCTCAATGGGCACAACGGGCACGATTATGGGAATTTCAAAGTATTTAAAAGAACAAAATCCAGACATTCAAATTGTGGGCTTGCAACCGTCTGAAGGTTCAAATATTGCAGGTATTCGTCGTTGGCCGAAAGAATATTTGCCAACCATCTTTGATCCATCTCGTGTTGACCGTATTATGGATATTCCACAGATTGAAGCGGAACGCACGGCACGCCAATTGGCACGCCAAGAAGGAATCAGTGCGGGAACTTCTTCAGGTGGGGCAGTATGGGCTTCAGTTAAAATTGCTGAAGAAAATCCAGATGCTGTGATTGTGTGTATTGTCTGCGATCGTGGTGATCGTTATCTGTCTACTGGATTATTTTCAGTAGAAGATTAA
- a CDS encoding 3'-5' exonuclease has protein sequence MRLPVLVFDIETLTDLKSGAHLYGLDLPEPDLDQALTKLRRQESGTDFQRLPLHEIVCISGLWIDEKGTMKLFSFSQEQYSEAEILQKFLSIFDKRNPTLVSWNGSQFDLPVILYRAMYHGLSAPSLFDQGEIDTQKRYNNYQNRYHHRHIDLMDWMAMFNGRNFQKLDDIAHLLGYPGKRGKAGYLIPEYVRNQQWLEMTSYCEADVLNTWLVYLRFLLLKGQILPEDHRLWIQATIHYLQGQPQQTEFLQVWQTCCKHTDFTSSDFSQPPQQH, from the coding sequence ATGCGTCTTCCTGTTTTAGTGTTCGATATCGAAACCTTAACCGATCTTAAATCAGGGGCGCATTTATATGGCTTAGATTTACCTGAACCCGATCTTGATCAAGCGTTGACTAAACTCCGCCGTCAGGAGTCAGGAACGGATTTTCAGCGTCTGCCTTTACATGAAATAGTCTGTATTTCAGGTTTATGGATTGATGAAAAAGGCACAATGAAACTCTTTTCATTTAGCCAAGAGCAATATTCAGAAGCTGAGATTCTACAAAAATTCTTATCTATTTTTGATAAGCGAAATCCAACACTGGTCAGTTGGAACGGATCACAGTTTGATTTACCTGTGATTTTGTATAGAGCCATGTATCATGGTCTGTCTGCGCCAAGTTTGTTCGATCAAGGCGAAATTGATACGCAAAAGCGTTATAATAACTACCAGAATCGTTATCACCATCGTCATATAGATTTAATGGACTGGATGGCGATGTTTAATGGTCGCAATTTCCAAAAACTAGACGATATCGCGCATTTGCTGGGTTACCCTGGTAAACGAGGCAAAGCAGGTTACTTAATTCCTGAATATGTGCGTAATCAGCAATGGTTAGAAATGACCAGCTATTGTGAAGCCGATGTGTTAAATACTTGGCTGGTTTATTTACGATTCTTACTGTTAAAAGGGCAAATTTTGCCTGAGGATCATCGTTTATGGATTCAAGCCACGATTCATTATTTACAAGGTCAACCACAGCAAACTGAGTTTTTGCAAGTTTGGCAAACATGCTGCAAACACACTGATTTTACGTCTTCGGATTTTTCACAACCCCCTCAACAACATTAG